A single Anopheles funestus chromosome 2RL, idAnoFuneDA-416_04, whole genome shotgun sequence DNA region contains:
- the LOC125766395 gene encoding leucine-rich PPR motif-containing protein, mitochondrial: MHRTHRPAADTDVSSCQHDPWAFFSKQIRREVFAHVITAQRHRPELLRSQTSAANGTVLLLKVSCREMNHLRVALIRHQRLCRRATQCVSSSSYAIVLQQPSIPFTRLLSQSVRLCQTVPSAKQQEPSHAQGSEASSGKQKLPDSARLVEVLRSDAIVYRRVQLEKLNQVLAKPFEIPKDAYDFLLQCCGTLLCSETLETRMKIFEQFWFYLGEPQQHHWKVLLHVYRENERSITDVPAFLASIGEGIEKDAELYRGLMGVLAEKGDIAEMKLVGEMMKERDIPLTVDVINLMIRGYGRAGDLDGVQMVLETMSASNVSANGQTYGELMIAFLEDGMTERVIKMVREKGSQLDEKHILELLSLALGGKIQPELVRALFKLLPEEITTDGRIHPVLRNVLSGLIRSGQLDGMMILLEELPAPQFRANENIDGYGSFLMVEMLRNDVPLDRLKKFLSMLIKTERNPRAYHVACECAAKAGHPYFSRLLAALAPLEDLRPHYFWPLFLHRSKADGEAGILSVLQTMKKLKVEPDQETLTQYVLPKLALTLKDSRAALKILEDCGVRMGVLMTPYISHLLYQNRFDDVLEIVRRYPTKLDTEALLWPLLLQANVNRSSAHQRKLCEVICAIKDRVTDARHDLGGQLLLELISNKKSKHDANSLRALLGEYDRFEIKISRMAAGVLKNHFGRAQKGAAAGTGEAIDTLLKKVTDDQLTILSKELFDTIGVHPRDMNYDELECHLVELEQKKLNTRGVLRRLLQLSVREGRYKRALELKQKCDQAKVDQSSGMLASIIELYTKVGDPEQAGRTLEQLRKQFPGFIVDEHKIIDYAALLVERGQLDGARKILRERATAGGKLRGADDGSTSKNIWNLLTSTAQWAAASGRKATAPNNTTQQLLDFLVELGYCNYDNALLGPVLREYLLAGDKRTAIAEFQRIAKAKRRTPLQLEIVTLLVELTNGQDDADITPTEAKTLLSETIQIVSQIHGPVNTNNTLIVALAVAGTEAQLRRMLINPEVRINHEYILTQCEFLVGSGKLEPVLRLAKCSKGLANVRESDFLLLALGQYVRENNCDAAVQLFQRLLDEGDELKITTEFARKLSDLLEANNFEVPVGLQMYLK; the protein is encoded by the coding sequence atgcaccGAACCCATCGCCCGGCAGCTGACACTGACGTTTCTAGCTGTCAGCACGATCCATGggcatttttttcaaaacaaatccgACGCGAGGTTTTCGCTCATGTAATCACCGCCCAGCGCCACAGACCGGAGCTGCTTCGTTCGCAAACTAGTGCTGCAAACGGTACCGTGTTGTTATTGAAAGTTTCTTGCCGCGAAATGAATCATCTTCGAGTGGCGCTTATCAGACATCAACGGTTGTGTCGTCGTGCTACCCAGTGTGTTTCCAGTTCGAGCTACGCGATCGTTCTGCAGCAACCGTCCATACCGTTTACCAGACTACTCTCACAATCGGTACGCCTCTGCCAGACGGTCCCATCAGCTAAGCAGCAAGAACCATCGCATGCGCAGGGTTCAGAAGCTTCGTCCGGGAAGCAAAAGCTCCCGGACAGTGCCCGCCTAGTGGAAGTGCTTCGATCCGATGCGATCGTTTACCGGCGTGTACAGCTGGAGAAATTAAATCAAGTACTTGCGAAACCATTTGAAATACCGAAGGATGCGTacgattttttgttacaatgCTGCGGTACACTGCTTTGTTCCGAAACGCTCGAAACGCGTATGAAGATATTCGAACAATTTTGGTTCTATTTGGGTGAGCCGCAACAGCACCACTGGAAAGTGTTGCTACATGTGTACCGTGAAAATGAACGTTCCATTACGGATGTACCGGCGTTTCTCGCTAGCATTGGCGAAGGGATTGAGAAGGATGCCGAGCTGTACCGTGGGCTGATGGGTGTGCTGGCTGAAAAGGGAGACATCGCTGAAATGAAACTCGTCGGTGAGATGATGAAGGAGCGTGATATTCCACTTACGGTCGATGTGATCAACCTAATGATCCGCGGGTACGGACGTGCCGGAGACCTGGACGGTGTACAGATGGTACTGGAAACGATGAGCGCTAGCAATGTGTCCGCTAACGGACAAACTTACGGCGAGCTAATGATTGCCTTCCTAGAGGACGGTATGACCGAACGGGTTATTAAAATGGTACGTGAAAAAGGATCACAACTGGACGAAAAACACATTCTCGAGCTGTTATCGCTTGCACTGGGTGGAAAAATACAACCAGAATTAGTACGCGCACTGTTTAAACTGCTTCCGGAAGAGATAACTACCGATGGTCGAATACATCCGGTGCTTCGGAACGTGCTTAGCGGGTTAATCCGTTCCGGCCAACTCGATGGCATGATGATACTGCTCGAGGAACTTCCTGCGCCACAGTTTCGTGCTAATGAAAATATCGACGGTTATGGTTCATTCCTTATGGTGGAGATGCTTCGTAACGATGTCCCGTTGGACAGGTTGAAAAAATTCCTCTCCATGCTTATAAAAACCGAACGGAATCCACGTGCGTATCATGTCGCTTGTGAGTGTGCTGCTAAGGCTGGTCATCCGTACTTTTCTCGACTGCTAGCCGCTCTCGCACCACTCGAGGACCTGCGTCCACACTACTTTTGGCCACTGTTCTTGCATCGTTCGAAAGCGGATGGGGAGGCCGGTATACTGTCCGTTCTGCAAACAATGAAAAAGCTGAAAGTGGAACCAGATCAAGAAACTCTTACGCAGTACGTTCTGCCGAAACTAGCGCTTACCCTGAAGGATTCCCGGGCGGCGTTGAAGATTCTCGAGGATTGTGGTGTACGGATGGGTGTGCTGATGACACCGTACATTTCCCATCTGCTCTACCAGAACCGCTTTGACGATGTGCTCGAAATCGTTCGCCGTTATCCGACCAAGCTCGACACGGAAGCGTTACTGTGGCCATTGCTTCTCCAGGCGAACGTTAACCGATCCAGTGCCCATCAGCGGAAGCTGTGCGAAGTTATCTGCGCAATCAAGGATCGCGTGACAGACGCACGGCACGACTTAGGCGGCCAGTTGCTGCTAGAATTGATTAGCaacaagaaaagcaaacacgATGCAAACAGTTTGCGTGCGCTGCTTGGCGAGTATGATCGATTCGAGATCAAGATCTCGCGCATGGCTGCCGGAGTGCTGAAGAACCATTTCGGACGAGCACAGAAAGGTGCTGCTGCCGGTACGGGAGAAGCCATCGATACGTTACTGAAGAAGGTAACCGATGATCAGCTGACGATCCTTTCGAAGGAGCTGTTCGATACGATCGGAGTGCATCCGCGGGACATGAACTACGACGAACTGGAATGCCATTTGGTAGAGCTGGAACAGAAGAAGCTTAACACACGGGGCGTACTACGAAGACTGCTGCAGCTTAGCGTACGCGAAGGACGCTACAAGCGAGCGCTCGAGCTGAAGCAAAAGTGCGATCAAGCCAAGGTGGACCAAAGCTCCGGCATGCTTGCATCGATCATCGAACTATACACGAAGGTAGGCGATCCGGAACAGGCCGGCCGTACGCTGGAACAGCTGCGGAAACAATTTCCCGGCTTTATCGTGGATGAGCACAAGATCATCGATTACGCTGCCTTGCTCGTGGAACGCGGCCAGCTGGACGGTGCCCGAAAGATTCTTCGCGAACGTGCCACTGCCGGTGGTAAACTTCGCGGTGCGGATGATGGATCGACCAGTAAAAACATTTGGAATTTGCTCACCAGCACAGCCCAATGGGCCGCGGCATCCGGTCGGAAAGCGACGGCACCCAACAACACCACACAACAGTTGCTGGATTTCCTCGTCGAACTTGGCTACTGCAATTACGATAACGCACTACTTGGTCCAGTGCTTCGTGAATATTTGCTGGCCGGTGACAAACGTACCGCCATCGCAGAGTTTCAACGCATCGCCAAAGCGAAGCGTCGTACACCGTTGCAGCTGGAAATCGTTACCCTGCTTGTGGAGCTTACGAACGGACAGGACGACGCGGACATAACACCAACCGAAGCAAAAACGTTGCTGAGCGAAACGATCCAAATCGTGTCACAAATCCATGGACCGGTCAACACGAACAACACACTGATAGTAGCACTGGCGGTGGCCGGCACCGAAGCTCAGCTGCGCCGGATGCTCATCAACCCGGAGGTACGCATCAATCACGAGTACATTCTGACGCAGTGCGAGTTTCTGGTCGGGAGTGGCAAGCTTGAACCCGTGCTACGGTTAGCGAAATGCAGCAAAGGATTAGCGAATGTGCGCGAATCCGACTTTCTTCTACTAGCCCTTGGGCAATATGTGCGCGAGAACAACTGTGATGCGGCCGTACAGCTGTTCCAGCGATTGCTGGACGAAGGGGACGAGCTGAAGATTACGACGGAGTTTGCACGCAAGCTGTCCGATTTGCTGGAggcaaacaatttcgaagTACCAGTTGGATTACAGATGTACCTAAAATGA
- the LOC125766403 gene encoding zinc finger FYVE domain-containing protein 1-like isoform X2 has protein sequence MPPTTDGTLATQPPDVVSGPFTSLPLDMTDTDDIDDRRSPAMNGPTDAGSKKERSFLLMDEQERICVRSADQFCKRLSVSPDAKLKVVSIFGNTGDGKSHTMNHALFSGRDVFKTSSEQASCTMGIWAAYQRQKNVLALDTEGLLGETVNENRQMRMLLKVLAISDIIIYRTRAERLRTDMYKFLGTASKAFTKYFSGALQALDLPGPPQALGPAVIIFHETHNTEVLKEDDDGKKEEDILRERFAKLRLELSAFSSLRYVGVRTSKPPTNYELLRMVWEKEIRNTAVRSPRLPRVVFEALLALNNKFNGDLSPLPFNAFPEQYFTCTTYCKSCDARCQLSMGHLELKEDHRCGSSCKYQHQHENKVYLCNRCHVNGRQVVVSIQTQKSTDSSWMGLALYAWSGSVIECPHCGEIYRSRQHWYGNKSPEQNAVRTEIVHVWNDGGLQLHGPTHSAQLVLDGVAYITDAMASVGSQPTKLVKSWVTDKIRPAYWRPDSEIIHCKGCISNFERLGLKKHHCRSCGEGFCNHCSKHEMPVPSRGWNYPVRVCNSCWNDGRNGGTVGTDSAATANGITSNGNHQTEQPHRISDRDIDEQELTDDADLLVTSSSAGNGIDEANNVLVRRYGEAVINTISNIGAVLEYPKDFIKESARPSYWVPDAEAPNCYICELEFGSPEELNTIAALGKAAAPLSSGTSTPSVSPAKRSENGADTRLNGGVTRASQSTKAAGSVSASQRSASSYRTVDRRRHHCRACGNAVCAGCSQNRRPVPKRGWLSDVRVCNGCYTAED, from the exons ATG CCACCAACGACAGATGGAACGCTCGCAACACAGCCACCGGATGTGGTGTCCGGTCCATTTACATCACTTCCACTCGATATGACCGATACCGACGATATAGACGATCGACGATCACCGGCAATGAATGGTCCCACCGACGCTGGCAGCAAGAAGGAACGAAGCTTTCTGCTAATGGACGAACAGGAACGGATATGTGTCCGTTCGGCCGACCAGTTCTGCAAGCGGCTATCTGTGTCACCCGATGCAAAGTTAAAGGTCGTCTCCATCTTCGGTAATACCGGCGATGGGAAATCGCACACGATGAACCACGCACTGTTTAGCGGTCGGGACGTGTTTAAAACGTCATCGGAACAGGCGTCCTGCACCATGGGCATCTGGGCCGCTTATCAACGGCAGAAGAACGTGCTTGCCCTCGATACCGAAGGTCTGCTCGGCGAGACGGTCAACGAAAACCGACAGATGCGCATGTTGCTCAAAGTGCTGGCCATTTCGGACATTATCATTTATCGTACGCGAGCCGAACGTTTGCGCACGGATATGTATAAATTTCTCGGCACGGCTTCGAAAGCTTTCACGAAGTACTTTTCGGGCGCATTGCAAGCGCTCGATTTGCCCGGCCCGCCACAAGCCCTCGGACCGGCGGTAATTATCTTTCACGAAACGCACAACACGGAGGTGTTGAAGGAGGATGACGATGGGAAGAAGGAGGAGGACATACTGCGCGAACGGTTCGCCAAGCTGCGGCTGGAGTTGAGTGCGTTCAGCTCGCTACGGTATGTCGGTGTCCGGACGTCAAAGCCACCGACCAACTATGAGCTGCTGCGAATGGTATGGGAAAAGGAGATCCGCAATACGGCCGTCCGTTCACCACGGTTGCCACGAGTCGTGTTTGAAGCATTGCTGGCACTGAACAATAAGTTTAACGGTGATCTTAGCCCACTGCCGTTCAATGCCTTCCCGGAGCAGTACTTTACCTGTACGACCTACTGCAAGTCGTGCGATGCCCGCTGCCAGCTTTCGATGGGCCATCTCGAGCTGAAGGAGGATCATCGGTGCGGCAGCAGCTGCAAGTATCAGCATCAGCACGAGAACAAGGTGTATCTGTGCAACCGGTGCCACGTGAACGGTCGCCAGGTGGTGGTCAGTATTCAGACACAAAAGTCCACCGATTCGTCGTGGATGGGACTGGCGCTGTACGCATGGAGCGGGTCCGTTATCGAGTGTCCGCATTGTGGGGAAATTTATCGATCGCGTCAACACTGGTACGGCAACAAATCGCCTGAACAGAATGCAGTACG AACGGAAATTGTACATGTTTGGAATGATGGCGGTTTGCAGCTACATGGACCAACACATTCTGCCCAGCTCGTTCTCGACGGTGTGGCCTACATCACGGATGCGATGGCAAGCGTTGGTTCCCAACCAACGAAGCTTGTCAAATCGTGGGTAACGGACAAAATCAGACCTGCCTACTGGCGACCGGATAGTGAGATCATT CATTGCAAAGGATGCATCAGCAACTTTGAGCGGCTCGGTTTGAAGAAGCATCATTGTCGCAGCTGTGGGGAAGGATTTTGCAACCATTGTTCTAAGCATGAGATGCCGGTTCCCAGTCGCGGTTGGAACTATCCGGTACGGGTATGCAACAGCTGCTGGAACGATGGACGTAACGGTGGTACAGTGGGCACGGACAGTGCAGCAACTGCAAATGGAATCACATCGAACGGAAACCATCAGACAGAGCAACCGCATCGGATTTCAG ATCGTGATATTGATGAGCAAGAGCTTACTGATGATGCTGACCTCCTCGTGACGTCTTCTTCTGCAGGCAATGGTATCGACGAAGCGAACAACGTACTAGTAAGGCGGTACGGTGAAGCAGTTATCAACACGATTAGCAACATTGGTGCCGTGCTGGAGTATCCGAAAG ACTTTATCAAGGAATCTGCCCGCCCCTCCTACTGGGTACCGGATGCCGAAGCCCCGAACTGTTACATCTGCGAGCTGGAGTTTGGTTCACCGGAAGAACTGAACACAATTGCAGCACTTGGTAAGGCAGCGGCACCACTATCATCCGGAACATCGACACCGTCGGTATCGCCGGCAAAGCGTAGTGAAAATGGGGCCGATACCCGTTTGAACGGTGGCGTAACGCGAGCGTCCCAGAGCACTAAAGCTGCTGGTAGCGTTTCAGCCTCGCAACGATCTGCTTCGTCGTACCGCACCGTCGATCGGCGACGGCATCACTGTCGGGCGTGTGGGAATGCGGTGTGTGCCGGTTGCTCACAAAACCGTCGTCCCGTGCCGAAACGGGGCTGGCTGAGCGATGTGCGCGTCTGCAACGGTTGCTACACGGCAGAAGATTAA
- the LOC125766403 gene encoding zinc finger FYVE domain-containing protein 1-like isoform X1 produces MMQAEDTESLSWISDKPPTTDGTLATQPPDVVSGPFTSLPLDMTDTDDIDDRRSPAMNGPTDAGSKKERSFLLMDEQERICVRSADQFCKRLSVSPDAKLKVVSIFGNTGDGKSHTMNHALFSGRDVFKTSSEQASCTMGIWAAYQRQKNVLALDTEGLLGETVNENRQMRMLLKVLAISDIIIYRTRAERLRTDMYKFLGTASKAFTKYFSGALQALDLPGPPQALGPAVIIFHETHNTEVLKEDDDGKKEEDILRERFAKLRLELSAFSSLRYVGVRTSKPPTNYELLRMVWEKEIRNTAVRSPRLPRVVFEALLALNNKFNGDLSPLPFNAFPEQYFTCTTYCKSCDARCQLSMGHLELKEDHRCGSSCKYQHQHENKVYLCNRCHVNGRQVVVSIQTQKSTDSSWMGLALYAWSGSVIECPHCGEIYRSRQHWYGNKSPEQNAVRTEIVHVWNDGGLQLHGPTHSAQLVLDGVAYITDAMASVGSQPTKLVKSWVTDKIRPAYWRPDSEIIHCKGCISNFERLGLKKHHCRSCGEGFCNHCSKHEMPVPSRGWNYPVRVCNSCWNDGRNGGTVGTDSAATANGITSNGNHQTEQPHRISDRDIDEQELTDDADLLVTSSSAGNGIDEANNVLVRRYGEAVINTISNIGAVLEYPKDFIKESARPSYWVPDAEAPNCYICELEFGSPEELNTIAALGKAAAPLSSGTSTPSVSPAKRSENGADTRLNGGVTRASQSTKAAGSVSASQRSASSYRTVDRRRHHCRACGNAVCAGCSQNRRPVPKRGWLSDVRVCNGCYTAED; encoded by the exons ATGATGCAAGCGGAGGACACAGAAAGTCTTTCGTGGATCAGCGATAAG CCACCAACGACAGATGGAACGCTCGCAACACAGCCACCGGATGTGGTGTCCGGTCCATTTACATCACTTCCACTCGATATGACCGATACCGACGATATAGACGATCGACGATCACCGGCAATGAATGGTCCCACCGACGCTGGCAGCAAGAAGGAACGAAGCTTTCTGCTAATGGACGAACAGGAACGGATATGTGTCCGTTCGGCCGACCAGTTCTGCAAGCGGCTATCTGTGTCACCCGATGCAAAGTTAAAGGTCGTCTCCATCTTCGGTAATACCGGCGATGGGAAATCGCACACGATGAACCACGCACTGTTTAGCGGTCGGGACGTGTTTAAAACGTCATCGGAACAGGCGTCCTGCACCATGGGCATCTGGGCCGCTTATCAACGGCAGAAGAACGTGCTTGCCCTCGATACCGAAGGTCTGCTCGGCGAGACGGTCAACGAAAACCGACAGATGCGCATGTTGCTCAAAGTGCTGGCCATTTCGGACATTATCATTTATCGTACGCGAGCCGAACGTTTGCGCACGGATATGTATAAATTTCTCGGCACGGCTTCGAAAGCTTTCACGAAGTACTTTTCGGGCGCATTGCAAGCGCTCGATTTGCCCGGCCCGCCACAAGCCCTCGGACCGGCGGTAATTATCTTTCACGAAACGCACAACACGGAGGTGTTGAAGGAGGATGACGATGGGAAGAAGGAGGAGGACATACTGCGCGAACGGTTCGCCAAGCTGCGGCTGGAGTTGAGTGCGTTCAGCTCGCTACGGTATGTCGGTGTCCGGACGTCAAAGCCACCGACCAACTATGAGCTGCTGCGAATGGTATGGGAAAAGGAGATCCGCAATACGGCCGTCCGTTCACCACGGTTGCCACGAGTCGTGTTTGAAGCATTGCTGGCACTGAACAATAAGTTTAACGGTGATCTTAGCCCACTGCCGTTCAATGCCTTCCCGGAGCAGTACTTTACCTGTACGACCTACTGCAAGTCGTGCGATGCCCGCTGCCAGCTTTCGATGGGCCATCTCGAGCTGAAGGAGGATCATCGGTGCGGCAGCAGCTGCAAGTATCAGCATCAGCACGAGAACAAGGTGTATCTGTGCAACCGGTGCCACGTGAACGGTCGCCAGGTGGTGGTCAGTATTCAGACACAAAAGTCCACCGATTCGTCGTGGATGGGACTGGCGCTGTACGCATGGAGCGGGTCCGTTATCGAGTGTCCGCATTGTGGGGAAATTTATCGATCGCGTCAACACTGGTACGGCAACAAATCGCCTGAACAGAATGCAGTACG AACGGAAATTGTACATGTTTGGAATGATGGCGGTTTGCAGCTACATGGACCAACACATTCTGCCCAGCTCGTTCTCGACGGTGTGGCCTACATCACGGATGCGATGGCAAGCGTTGGTTCCCAACCAACGAAGCTTGTCAAATCGTGGGTAACGGACAAAATCAGACCTGCCTACTGGCGACCGGATAGTGAGATCATT CATTGCAAAGGATGCATCAGCAACTTTGAGCGGCTCGGTTTGAAGAAGCATCATTGTCGCAGCTGTGGGGAAGGATTTTGCAACCATTGTTCTAAGCATGAGATGCCGGTTCCCAGTCGCGGTTGGAACTATCCGGTACGGGTATGCAACAGCTGCTGGAACGATGGACGTAACGGTGGTACAGTGGGCACGGACAGTGCAGCAACTGCAAATGGAATCACATCGAACGGAAACCATCAGACAGAGCAACCGCATCGGATTTCAG ATCGTGATATTGATGAGCAAGAGCTTACTGATGATGCTGACCTCCTCGTGACGTCTTCTTCTGCAGGCAATGGTATCGACGAAGCGAACAACGTACTAGTAAGGCGGTACGGTGAAGCAGTTATCAACACGATTAGCAACATTGGTGCCGTGCTGGAGTATCCGAAAG ACTTTATCAAGGAATCTGCCCGCCCCTCCTACTGGGTACCGGATGCCGAAGCCCCGAACTGTTACATCTGCGAGCTGGAGTTTGGTTCACCGGAAGAACTGAACACAATTGCAGCACTTGGTAAGGCAGCGGCACCACTATCATCCGGAACATCGACACCGTCGGTATCGCCGGCAAAGCGTAGTGAAAATGGGGCCGATACCCGTTTGAACGGTGGCGTAACGCGAGCGTCCCAGAGCACTAAAGCTGCTGGTAGCGTTTCAGCCTCGCAACGATCTGCTTCGTCGTACCGCACCGTCGATCGGCGACGGCATCACTGTCGGGCGTGTGGGAATGCGGTGTGTGCCGGTTGCTCACAAAACCGTCGTCCCGTGCCGAAACGGGGCTGGCTGAGCGATGTGCGCGTCTGCAACGGTTGCTACACGGCAGAAGATTAA
- the LOC125766403 gene encoding zinc finger FYVE domain-containing protein 1-like isoform X3, with the protein MMQAEDTESLSWISDKPPTTDGTLATQPPDVVSGPFTSLPLDMTDTDDIDDRRSPAMNGPTDAGSKKERSFLLMDEQERICVRSADQFCKRLSVSPDAKLKVVSIFGNTGDGKSHTMNHALFSGRDVFKTSSEQASCTMGIWAAYQRQKNVLALDTEGLLGETVNENRQMRMLLKVLAISDIIIYRTRAERLRTDMYKFLGTASKAFTKYFSGALQALDLPGPPQALGPAVIIFHETHNTEVLKEDDDGKKEEDILRERFAKLRLELSAFSSLRYVGVRTSKPPTNYELLRMVWEKEIRNTAVRSPRLPRVVFEALLALNNKFNGDLSPLPFNAFPEQYFTCTTYCKSCDARCQLSMGHLELKEDHRCGSSCKYQHQHENKVYLCNRCHVNGRQVVVSIQTQKSTDSSWMGLALYAWSGSVIECPHCGEIYRSRQHWYGNKSPEQNAVRTEIVHVWNDGGLQLHGPTHSAQLVLDGVAYITDAMASVGSQPTKLVKSWVTDKIRPAYWRPDSEIIHCKGCISNFERLGLKKHHCRSCGEGFCNHCSKHEMPVPSRGWNYPVRVCNSCWNDGRNGGTVGTDSAATANGITSNGNHQTEQPHRISGNGIDEANNVLVRRYGEAVINTISNIGAVLEYPKDFIKESARPSYWVPDAEAPNCYICELEFGSPEELNTIAALGKAAAPLSSGTSTPSVSPAKRSENGADTRLNGGVTRASQSTKAAGSVSASQRSASSYRTVDRRRHHCRACGNAVCAGCSQNRRPVPKRGWLSDVRVCNGCYTAED; encoded by the exons ATGATGCAAGCGGAGGACACAGAAAGTCTTTCGTGGATCAGCGATAAG CCACCAACGACAGATGGAACGCTCGCAACACAGCCACCGGATGTGGTGTCCGGTCCATTTACATCACTTCCACTCGATATGACCGATACCGACGATATAGACGATCGACGATCACCGGCAATGAATGGTCCCACCGACGCTGGCAGCAAGAAGGAACGAAGCTTTCTGCTAATGGACGAACAGGAACGGATATGTGTCCGTTCGGCCGACCAGTTCTGCAAGCGGCTATCTGTGTCACCCGATGCAAAGTTAAAGGTCGTCTCCATCTTCGGTAATACCGGCGATGGGAAATCGCACACGATGAACCACGCACTGTTTAGCGGTCGGGACGTGTTTAAAACGTCATCGGAACAGGCGTCCTGCACCATGGGCATCTGGGCCGCTTATCAACGGCAGAAGAACGTGCTTGCCCTCGATACCGAAGGTCTGCTCGGCGAGACGGTCAACGAAAACCGACAGATGCGCATGTTGCTCAAAGTGCTGGCCATTTCGGACATTATCATTTATCGTACGCGAGCCGAACGTTTGCGCACGGATATGTATAAATTTCTCGGCACGGCTTCGAAAGCTTTCACGAAGTACTTTTCGGGCGCATTGCAAGCGCTCGATTTGCCCGGCCCGCCACAAGCCCTCGGACCGGCGGTAATTATCTTTCACGAAACGCACAACACGGAGGTGTTGAAGGAGGATGACGATGGGAAGAAGGAGGAGGACATACTGCGCGAACGGTTCGCCAAGCTGCGGCTGGAGTTGAGTGCGTTCAGCTCGCTACGGTATGTCGGTGTCCGGACGTCAAAGCCACCGACCAACTATGAGCTGCTGCGAATGGTATGGGAAAAGGAGATCCGCAATACGGCCGTCCGTTCACCACGGTTGCCACGAGTCGTGTTTGAAGCATTGCTGGCACTGAACAATAAGTTTAACGGTGATCTTAGCCCACTGCCGTTCAATGCCTTCCCGGAGCAGTACTTTACCTGTACGACCTACTGCAAGTCGTGCGATGCCCGCTGCCAGCTTTCGATGGGCCATCTCGAGCTGAAGGAGGATCATCGGTGCGGCAGCAGCTGCAAGTATCAGCATCAGCACGAGAACAAGGTGTATCTGTGCAACCGGTGCCACGTGAACGGTCGCCAGGTGGTGGTCAGTATTCAGACACAAAAGTCCACCGATTCGTCGTGGATGGGACTGGCGCTGTACGCATGGAGCGGGTCCGTTATCGAGTGTCCGCATTGTGGGGAAATTTATCGATCGCGTCAACACTGGTACGGCAACAAATCGCCTGAACAGAATGCAGTACG AACGGAAATTGTACATGTTTGGAATGATGGCGGTTTGCAGCTACATGGACCAACACATTCTGCCCAGCTCGTTCTCGACGGTGTGGCCTACATCACGGATGCGATGGCAAGCGTTGGTTCCCAACCAACGAAGCTTGTCAAATCGTGGGTAACGGACAAAATCAGACCTGCCTACTGGCGACCGGATAGTGAGATCATT CATTGCAAAGGATGCATCAGCAACTTTGAGCGGCTCGGTTTGAAGAAGCATCATTGTCGCAGCTGTGGGGAAGGATTTTGCAACCATTGTTCTAAGCATGAGATGCCGGTTCCCAGTCGCGGTTGGAACTATCCGGTACGGGTATGCAACAGCTGCTGGAACGATGGACGTAACGGTGGTACAGTGGGCACGGACAGTGCAGCAACTGCAAATGGAATCACATCGAACGGAAACCATCAGACAGAGCAACCGCATCGGATTTCAG GCAATGGTATCGACGAAGCGAACAACGTACTAGTAAGGCGGTACGGTGAAGCAGTTATCAACACGATTAGCAACATTGGTGCCGTGCTGGAGTATCCGAAAG ACTTTATCAAGGAATCTGCCCGCCCCTCCTACTGGGTACCGGATGCCGAAGCCCCGAACTGTTACATCTGCGAGCTGGAGTTTGGTTCACCGGAAGAACTGAACACAATTGCAGCACTTGGTAAGGCAGCGGCACCACTATCATCCGGAACATCGACACCGTCGGTATCGCCGGCAAAGCGTAGTGAAAATGGGGCCGATACCCGTTTGAACGGTGGCGTAACGCGAGCGTCCCAGAGCACTAAAGCTGCTGGTAGCGTTTCAGCCTCGCAACGATCTGCTTCGTCGTACCGCACCGTCGATCGGCGACGGCATCACTGTCGGGCGTGTGGGAATGCGGTGTGTGCCGGTTGCTCACAAAACCGTCGTCCCGTGCCGAAACGGGGCTGGCTGAGCGATGTGCGCGTCTGCAACGGTTGCTACACGGCAGAAGATTAA